TCTACAGGAATATGTTTGTAGAATCTGGGTTCTGGTCCTTGATTTCAGGTAGGAGCCCGTGCAGCCCTGGGCTCTGACAGGCTGGCTAGCTGTTTCTGTTGAACAACGCTGTCTGTTTGTTTGAGGAGTTAATGTTTGTAATGTATGTTGCAATGGTGGGGGTGGTCTTTTACTATTAAATATCTCAGCTGATACCTTGTGGCACTGAGTCACTGTCCTCTGAATATTCCCTGTGCTGCTACTGCAAATAAATCCACCAGCTTCCGTCTTAATGGCTTGCTTTAGAGCCAGTGCCACCCTATCCTGGACACTCTCCAACAAGTTAATGTCTTTCACTGAGGAAGGTGAGTAAAACTGATGAGAGTATCCTTAACTAAGGAGCCATAAAATTCTAATAGAGCAGTAATGTTCCCAGTGAGCCTGAAGGGAATCTAATCAATAGTTATGAGGTTGAGGCTCAATTTATGGCCTTCATTCATCAAGGATCGTCATTCTCCATTTTTGTACAGGATGCTTTTGTGGTTCCTGCTGAGCAGAGGAGTATAAAGTCTGCACAGCCCTTTCTCAACAATTCCCCAAGCTTTGTCATTTATGAACAGGTGACTTTACAGAGATGGTGATCAGTGTCCTATGATCTGTTTGAAGTCAGTGTTGCATTGTATAGGACAGACTGTACCAACTGCATTTGTTGGTGAGACTTGGAATGTTTTCACAAGGAGTAAAAAGGAGCGATTTCAGATCCCTCTAAAATTGACACTGCAGTTATTCATATGCCTGCAAACCGCTCCACAACCAGGAGTTCAGCAGCACGTTCTCCAAAACCACTTGTATTGTCTTTTGTAGATCCTTTGCAATAGAATTTGCAAGGGGCTGGGTTATTTGTGTTTCTAAACTGCCTCTGTGGTAGAAAGAAatttccccagctgctcctgacACAGGTTTGATCTCTTTAAGTTTCCAAAATGGTATATAAGTATGGAGGCAGACAATGAAATTGCATCCAAAGGttttattaaaacttttatGTAAAAAGTCAGACTTTccaaaggctgaagaaaatgcaagttttatGTAGCCACCTCCCACCAGTGGCATAAGCCCAAAGCTTATGAAGGCAGACAcgtttaaaacaaaatagaacGGTTTTGGTTAAAGCCATCCCAGTAATGTCTGTATCGACTTGTTGTTCCTGCATACATAGGTTAGCAGGAAAAAGTTTTAAGTATCTGAAGTGATAGGAGTGCCTTGTAAGTATACAATAAAGTCGTAACTGGAGAGGGCTCTCAATTAACACTTGACCAAAAATGGTTTGTGACatcctttaaaatataatttaagtatgcttttaaaattcccATCTCTTACACCATGTGCAGATCCATAGGCTGACAGCCTAGACCTGCACGTGGTCTTCATTGTACGGATTCGTTCCTGCTTTGTCTATCTGTCTGGGGTTTATGTGCAATACTCCCTGATGTAACCTCTGACTTTAAAGGACGATTATAACTCTTTGCACTggttggggagaaaaaaaggaaaaagtttggACATTTTCAGAGAACTGTAAGAAATGCAGAGAGTTGGAATGCAGGTGGTGGCTTTTCTGACAGCCCACGGGGGCTCTGGgaagccagggctgctggttcTTTCAGacctccatccctgctgcacGTTTTCCCtaaggcagcagctgcaggggatgGGAGGCAGGAATTCGGGAAGCCCGAGCTAGTCCCTGGGCCAACAGCGACACCCAGGGCTTCATCAGCACAGTCAGTCCCTCTTCCCATCTGCTCCCCGTGCTGCCTGGGAAGTTTTCCAAGGCTTACCCCTTTTCTGTTCCTGAGTGACTACGCTGATTGAGAAGGAAGTAATATTTTACCGTGGTAATTTTATCAATAGAAATCCTGTATACTGGTGCACTGCGAGTAAATTAGATCAGCCACAGGCACGTACATCTATATTCAAACAACTGCATCCACATGAAGTGGATTGTACTTTCTCATCTCTGTCAAAATAGTTAAGCTGGTGTTATTTGTTTGCAGCTAAGGTCAAGACAGACAGCTTATAAAACCTCCCAGTCCTGCTCTGTCATTAAAGCAAGAAATTGACTGAGACCATACTGCGATTAATTTGGTAAGCTTTTGTTGAATAAATGTATAAACCAAGATGCCAACAGTACGTATGCTCGAGGAGTATGTCACCATCAAAATAATAGATGCAGGTTTTTATAACAATGAACACTCAATCAGACTTCTATTAAAATGATCCTGAACAACCCCCTGAAGACACATACCTGAACAAACAGTGGTAAAATTATTAGAGAGGTAAAAGCATTAATCActctagaaaaatatttcagtagaagcagaaaaatatccCAGAACTGATCAGGGGACAGGATTTACAGAGAACAACCCGCTGTCTGTACTTTCCACTCCCGGAATGTGAAAGCTTATCTGGCAGTCACTGGGCTATGGCCACATCACCAGTGTCCAGCCCACGTGGCTGCTGAGGTagtttcttgtttggttttcaaGTCCAAGTTTGCTTCAGGTCTGACGAGGATACCTGTTCctctctgcagggcaggaggcagctcaACTGGAAAAGCACCAGGCTGAAACAGCAGTAAATGAAGTAGATCAATGACCGTAGTTTTACCACCAAGCAGAGAAGTTGTAGAGGGTAAGGGGATGAAGTTCAGAGTTTGTACTTTCCAGTGGAGAAGCTGAGGCTCATTGAgtagaaagcaaacaaatgaaatcTCTGTTACACCAAATGAAAGCATAAAGGTGCAAAGCACTGATTGTGCTTCGAACCAGGGCATGAAAAGTTACAGAGTGCAAAAAGCACAGGAGTAAATAACCCATGAACTGATGGGTCAGGCTAGGCCATACATGAACGTAGACTTGGTCACTCCCATACGGTACCGTGgggtctttttaaaaaaacagccatGGGCATCCTCTAACTGAAAGAGACCTGTAAGTAAGTAGTACTCTGAAAATCAGGACTGAAATGTCTGAAGCTGAGCATCCAAAATGTGAAGCGTCTGTGATTCATGTAATTCTGAAAATGTGTGTCATAGTCCATAAAATAATCACACTTTCATGTATTTGCTGGTCGCTTTCAGGCTGTTTCCATGTTTAGTAGGATTTATACTGAAATAGTtatctttctgcctgctttttcaAGGAAAGATGAAGCAAACTTCTGTTTATTCCTGCCATGGCACAGCTGGAAATGGGATATTTGGAAAGCCAGCAACCCATACACCATCAATGTGAGAGGGTTGCTACAGTCTGCAGCTCTGTATCACCAGCTTTCCTTcgcacttttttttccttcagaatttgGCAAGAAAGGTTATTTAAAAACCAGTCTACATCTTGATAATCTTCAGGCCATCGCAAATACCGACCTCTTTGTAAGAAGTTTCGAATTGGTTTGTGTTTCATCAGTTGATACTGAGAAAGTGACCCAACCACTACCATAATGAGGACATCTTTCAGATCACAGAAGTACCTGCTCTGGGCAAAATTAAAGGCTTCCACACACCACCCATCTTTGAGAAACTGCCTGGTCACAATGCaaattgttttcctgctgttccaAATGGCATCACGAATATTGTTGATGTGTTCTTCCCCGGGCAAGAAATCTCTTTCCTCAAAGCACAAGGTAAATCTGTTTTTATCAAAATACTGTGAATCCAGGTGCTTTAGCAAAGAGTTCTGGACCCATTCAAAGTCATTTTTGCTGTAGCACAAATACGCATCATATCTGTATCCACTTTTATCTACTACTTGTGGATAGCTGTCTataatttttttggtaataGTTTTATACCAGACAAAACAAATCCCCCGACAGCGAGTGTAAATGGTGACTGCCATCAGCAACGCTAGAAGAGTGATGGAGGTGAAGATAAACACTGAGAACCTGAGTGTCTGCTGGAGTTCATCTTCATTGCAACCATCGTATGTCAGAGATGACAGTGGTACTCCTGCAAATGCAGGTGGGTATGCACAGTACCTGTCAGATTGTGAGCCAGCCAGGGTTACGTTGGTTTCATTTAGCCACGCTAGTAGGCTCTTTAAAGTACAATCACAGACATAATTATTATGTGTTATATCCAGAATATTCAAAGTCATAAAGACTTCAggctcaggggaaaaaagctggtTTCCAGATAAGTTTAGGTTTGTTAGGCTTGGTGGAAAAAGCCCAGAAGAAAGATGAGACAGTAGGTTGGAAGCTAGATTAAGTCTTTTTAGAGATTTTAGACCTCTGAAAATCTCCTGTGGAAGAGCACTAAGGTAGTTGTTATTCAGATGTAGAACCTGCAGTTTGGACAGTGCCCTGAACACGTCCAAACATAAATCTCTCTCCCACACAAGCTGTAACATATTTTCACCTAGATCCATATAGATTAACTGATTGTTTTCTATAACATTATCACTTTTCACACAGTAAGAGAAGCGATTCTGTTTTAAGAAGATATACTGCACATCTGGAACTTGGAAAAGAATATATAGGTCACCCAGGTTTGCCAACCAATTTCTTTCTAATTCAAGGTAAGTTGCTACTATTGCTGTGTCAGCTATAGACATTAGCTTATTGTCACCTAAAAAAGCAGCGGTCAGATGTGGAAAGGAAGGGAGTTTTTTAATGGCATTGTCTCGGAGATCAATCGTTTTCAGACTTAGTAAGTTACGGAATGATTTTTCACCAATCATCCCAATATGATTTTGCTGTAAATCAATATACATGACACTATGTAGACCTTCAAAAGTATAATCGTACAACTCACCTAAAAGATTACTTGACAGATTGAGAATTTTTAGGTCTCCCAAGCCAAAAAATGCTTGCCTTtggatttgatttattttgtttttgaaaaggtTTAGCAATTCCAGATTACCAAGGCTTTGAAAGATTAAAGAAttgagagagaaaatgtaaccATTTGAAATATCAAGCAAGCGAAGATCACCTCTTGCTAGTCCTGCAAATGTATCATTATCTggatttttaatgttattaaaGCCAAATCCTGAACCCATTGTATGAGACCTAAATATTAAAGAATCAATTTGAGTCCCTTGAATGGCTGTACAGAAATAGCGGACTTTCTCTGTGCTCCAGCCATTGTTACTAAGGTCTAGTGAGTTAAACgtaatatttttgaaaggatTTGGGCATTTGGCCCAGACCATTTCATCTGTCATGTACAAATTATTAGAACTGaggctaaaaaataaaaagcgtTTCCCTCGGAAGCTGGTAAGATTGCTTTCACACAGGTTGGATATCTTGTTGAATTTCAGGTTCACAGTTTTCAAGACGGTTAGGTTATAAAATAAAGGATGAGGCTGAAGTTTTGTAATTTGGTTCCCTGATAGATCCAGCTCTTCTAATGAGGTTAAATCTTGAAAGTAACGTTCCTCCAGGATGGAATCTCCTAGGTAGTTCTGAAACAGACGGAGTACAGTCAGACTTGGCAAGCCCACAAAAGCATCAAGATCCAGTTGAAGAATCCTGTTGAATCCCAAGTCTAAGACACGAAGTCTTGGCAGGTTCTTGAAAGCTCCTTTTCCTATGGTAACAGGATAGACATACTGCGTTCCGATTTCCAACACCAACAAGTGCTCCAGCAGTGGAAACGAAGTTGCAGTCACTTGGCTGATATAGTTGTAAGTCAGCAAAAGCTTCACCGTGTCCTTTGGCACAAGTGGAATATCTGTGAGGTTGCAGAAGTAATATAGGGAGACTTGGGCTTCTGAGTAACAGCTTCTAAGTGCCCATGTGTCACTAGCTAGTGATACTCCAAAGACAAATACGAGCTGCTGATATAGCATCATGAACCTGtgtgaaaacagtgaaaatattaaGCATTAATTCTGCAGTTGGCTATCTATGCAGTAAGCTGTACAGCACATTTGTAACAGTTGTAGAATAAAAGGCTAATGTCACGCTAAGAATTACTAGTGATTTGGGATTTATCCTTTCTTTGAAGTCTAGCAGGCATCATTTGATAGGCTGGCTGGTGAGAAGATGGGTCCCTATGAGAACTGAGCACCTCTACCACCTGAAAAGTAACCCTGCTTTAGGTACATTAAGGGCAGCATGAAAACTCCACTAGGTAAGTGTGAAAATCTTGCCCTTGCTATTTCATTTGCATCATGGAACTGATAATGCTGGTGTATTAGTTTCATTCCTTAATCAGTTAGCCAAACAGGTTTAAACAGTTTGGATAACCTAAGTAAGGTCAGTCGAGAGCTGGCCAAGGCTGCTCTTCCCCTGAATGCTCTCCTTGTCAGGGTGATCATGCTACTTGGAATTCAGATTGCTGTCACACACAAGTGCCTAACTGCcgtgaatttttaaaaaggtgacCTCTTCCAGGGCTCTTTGAGCCTCAGATTCACCCTGTGATGTGAAACTGTTCTTGAAAGGGTTGTAAAGTAGTTTTGAAAGTACAGGCAGGAACAAGGCTGacagtgaaggaaaagaaaaaatgcagtacCCCGAAACTGTGCCGCAAGATTTCATGTTTTATGAAAAACTACATTTCGTGAACTGTAAATTCCTAAGCTATACAAAAAGGTGCATAACGTAATTTATGCAGCTCACTGGCAAAtccatttattaatttattcccACTCTGGATTTTCCTTGCATTATGCCATCTGTCTGCTTGTCTATCCCTTTATCTGAGACAAAAACCTTTTCAAAGCAAGATTTTTACTGAGTCTGGTAAAGAACAGAGCAAATTATTAACCCTAAAGTGATTGTTTGTGtactgcagtttaaaaaacaaccttCTAACTAAGATTTCAACcatctgcctctgctttttaaaacacatttattgaAATGAAATGACAACCCAACCTCCAGCACAATCTGCTTAAAAATTGGTAAGTGTAAAATCCTTGTGGAACCAAACCCCCGATGGCCATCTAACGTCTGCAAAGTACATCTActtcagagaggaaagaagCTGGACTTTGAGCCAGTAATTAAGAAGAGGTAAACCCTGCTAATTATTATGATGATGATTTGAACACACTGCTACTTTAAAGCACAAGTACAAAATTCTGTGCAGAATATTGCACTTGAACTAAAATAATCTGCTTCTTGCCATCATACAAAGTGGTATCTGGGAAATGAAGAGGTACGTCAGTAGAAACCACCATGATATTCCCACTGCAAATACCAAATGAAAGAGCTAGCCATTTTTTAGAGACTATCTGCTAAATAGGAAGTACAAGGATACTATAGTACCATCAAATCTTGTATCTCACTGTACCTAACATTTTTGGTGATGGTCTCAAAATCATTTGATTATACTAAAACCTTAACTTGTAACACCTGTGACTGCTAAGGGGAGTCCGCAAATTTCCACCCTACAGGCTTTCCCCAAGGGGGAAGACACATACCTTGCAACTTAAAATACTGATCTTGTCATTTTTAAGACAATTTCATGGTTTTGGGACAAGATCTTATTCTTGAAAGTAAAAGAGAGTATGAATATTCATACTATATATGTTCATAAAGAACACTTGGATAGAGTGCTGAATTCTGAAGTTCTGGCATTCAAATTTCATTCATATTTTGTCTCACTACAGAATTTAGGATGTgctgcaaagaacagcaaattGCAGGCAGTGAGTATCAAAATTCTGTTATAGAGATTTTTAACTGCATCGATGGGGAATAATTCCTAGTACtagaaaataattgtgttttcCACCCTCTCTTTTCGACTTAGCATGCAGTGTTAAAAGGGGACATTATAAGCAGTAAACTATATAACGTTTGTCTTTGCAACTACAAAATATTGtagattattaaaaaagaaaacatacagcagGTCGTTCAAGATcttggttttttacttttctctttgcttgaaccatgaaaacaaaacaccaacttTCCCTTTTATTACTTGTTAACTATTACAGTAGTTCTTTTGTTGACACCATAATACAAGATGTTTAGCACtaataattttgaattaatgTAATTAACCTTTCAGACATTTACATGTGCATTCCTTGTCTTTGCCCAAATGCCATGGTTGGTTTTTAAAGTTTGGGCAAAATCACAGCATCACCAGCAGTGACAAATAGATAGTACTTTGGAAGTAGAAACGTAATAGACGTGTATCTACTTACCACAAGAAAAAGCCTAAAATGTTTACAGTGAAACAGTTAGAAAATGTTgttggttttaaattttaaaatgtagttttatttttatcattagaaaataaggaaatggTGAAATATTTCTAGCCACCTTTGCTTTTACACTCTACCTGCTTTTCCACATTCTTATAAGCTAAAGAAGCCTCTAACAATCTCTTAACAGTTGTTACACTCCACCTCGGCTCTGGTTTGGTGACAGGGAAGAATTCATTTGTAAACTCTTTGCTCCCTcaattttttctgcatgttaCTACCTTTTCCCCTAATCTTGGCCCGCTGCGACGAGGAGGATGATGCTGGCAGTAAGTAATGCCTCTTAGTGCTCTCATAAGGACAGCAAAGATTTTTACGTTAACAGAATCCCTCCATGCAGCATTTTATATAACCCTTCACCACTGTCCATTAGCACCTAAAACCTTTTGGGAAGAATATTCTTCCCACAAAATGATGACCATCCCATTCAGTTACGTGCCTGTGCATGGACATGGAGATTAAGGGTTGTGTAAATGCTTCATTTGTTAttgaaaactgaagcaataaAGTTTAGAGAACCAGAGCTCAGCATgtgaggttttgtttccttccaccGCACTGGTGTCAGAAGGGGTGAGCAGCAAAGGGAAGTGGAAGAGtagaagggggaggaaaaacGCAGCAAATGCTTTTGGGGTGGAAAGTCCTAAGCAGGGTATGTTTCTGAGCAATGGAAAGAAATGTACAATGCAGGGTAGATATTCTACCTGGATCTAAAGGCAGCAAGCAAGTGCATACACAACACAAATACTCTAGCTGCGGTCTCAGCCTCCTCGGGAAGAGGGCATCTGGATCAGGGAAGGCTGATGCAGATGCTTTGAGTCGTTTGGAACTGACCTACACTATTgtcctcatttttaaaaaaactcgGGTTTTGTTAACTTGGTTTTAAATCGCCTAGAAACCTTCATTAGcacagcaaaaaacccaaagggacCTGACAGTACCTGAGAGTGGATGTTGTAGTAGTGCCTGTCCATCTCAGCGCAGTTGTGTACACCTCAGGACGTCCGCAGAAACTGTCAGAAAGCAGGGCCCGAAGTACGGCTGAGCAGGAGAGCTAGGGCTGTCTCCTTTCTGACGTACACAAGCCCCGAAAGAATTTAAGAGTAACAGCTCTCCCATGGAGAGTTAGAAATCCCTTGCCATTCTCCTTTCCCCAACAAAAATGTACCGGAGTCCACAGAGGTGAAGAACAAGTCAGATAACCTATTTCTCTCCTTACTAATGGCCAACGgtatttgcttgcttttttaaaagagtgatctgaaaggaaaatgtcagtCTCCAAAGTGGTTTTGTGCAGCATTCCGTACATGCTTACTCTCTTCGGCAGCCTCCCATGCTTCCCCCACATAACCTTAGGTCAAACATGAACCAGCACATGCCAGTGGAAGTGAACAGACGTGTTCCATATGTGCTTACAATAATGAGAAGCGGGCCTAAATGGTTCCCCACTGTCAGCCATAGGTTTTGGGGAACTGGGCTGCAGAGACGCTGGTTATCTGGGTGGACTCTAGAGAAGATGTCTGATATAATCATCAATAAGacttaaaaacttcaaaaatattttcaatgatCTATTGCAGTGACTGTGATACCCTCTTAAGAAGTTTTTTCCTAGATGATGACAGGCCACCAGAGGAGTTGTGTGCCCATCAGGAACACAGATCCCTTGAAATAATTCCACAAGGATGAAGTTCTCTGACCAAGAATACCGGTCGTTTACGTGTTTGGGGTGTGGCTGGTGGATAAAAAGGTAAAGCTGGtaaatttttcatcttctgcaccaaagaaaaaaattttgttttgtcgATGCTGATTTTCACAAAAAATCCAGGCCATTTTCTGTAGGTCACTGAATCACAGATGAGTAGggtatatatataataaaggTAGCAGCATCTTTTGATAAGTGTGTGAGAATCTAATTTCGAATTGCCGCAAGCCTGCTTTAGGACTAAGGGATAAACATTAATGCTACTGCCAAGCTAgtaggttttttcccccttagcTCCATAGCTAAGGGTCTTGCTGTTTGGGCAGTGAGACAGGAGAGCTCACCTGGAGCTGCGTGAGTGCTGCTGTTACTCTGCTGTCTTTCAGTGAGATGCCACTAGTTGTCACAAGTAGCACAAAAGCTCcccagagaaagggaaggaagatggGATTAACCAACTTCAGGGTGTATTTTTTGTCTGTAAGTTCAACACATAGAAGATAGTCCTCGTTTCTCCCCTCTGTACCCAAAAACATAAGGCACTGAAGAGACAAAGACCATCTTACTTGTCCcttattgtttttttctgttttgagatgGATTTGTGTATAAAATTGCACTGATTTAACTTAAAAAAGGATATGCACACTGCTTTCCTCATCAGTGTATGACTTTTCTTCTGAAcgttttgaaaatatatttaagtcaGCTTCTATATGTTTATATCCAGAGTCCAGCTAACTGAACAGAGGCTGTTTTACATTCATCTAACCTAAGCTACACTGGGTTTGCAGCAGAGTTTATAAATAAGTAACTAGACAGACTGGTGCCACACTTCTGCTTTCTGGCAAATTCTAAGATTTGAAATAACTCTCTGGTTTCAGATCTAATCAGCAATAGATGTTTCTGTatagaaaattaaacattttgctttctgattgTTTCAAAATTTCAAACGTTTTGCTTCTGATTGTTAGATACTAATATAAACACATTCCTGCCGACTTCAGTCCCTCTCTTACATTCACCAGAGTATCTTTCCTGACAGATAGGGATGGACATATTTATAGTTGTGATAAAATGAAGTGGGGGTCCTGCCCATATACAGCTTCTGAATTCTGCTTGAAGTAGTTATGCTCTTAATATGAAATGGTTCTGGCGTACTGTGCCTCTGCATAGCATCCAACATTACTGGCCAAAGTTGCGGGATATCTTTCCCAGACCAGAAACAATGGTCAGTTGTGAAATCCTTATGGGACAAGGGATTAACAGAAGAGTTAGTTAACCCCGGATCTTTCTGCCAGAAGCTGGCAAAGCGCAGCACTCACGAACAGTACCGACTGCAGGTACAAAGCGTGTGGGCATGAAAGAGACACTGGGAAAGGGAAACAATGAACAGGAGGAGTTTGGAACCTGTGATGGGTTGActctggctggatgccaggtggccaccaaagccactctgtcactccccttctcagctggacaggggagaaaaaatgtagaaaagaCTCATGGTCAAGATACGGACAGGGAGAGGTTACTCGCCgattactgtcatgggcaaagcAGACTTGAgttggggaaattagtttcaTTTATTACCAGAGTAGAgtaataagaaagaaaaccaaatcttGATTCAGCCTACAAGTTTTGGAACAAGAATTCTGACAAAGtcaaagaaatcttttctttcttctctcccgCTTCCTCTTTCAAACCCAGTCTTCTTTTGAGAACAAATGCTTGGAAATTGTTCATGTCCTTATAGTATTAAGTTTAAATACCTGATCTTTGTATACCTGTAACTGATCAGATGCTTGGAACGGCTCCAGGAAAGGGGTTACGGCAGACAAAGCAGTCTGTTGCCACTCAGCCATGCTGACAGGACAGAGCTGAGCCGTAAGATACAACGAAACACACGTACAGCTTGTTGGCAATGGTCTCTCACAGTTCAGCAGTGTGGGATGGCTGAACCAACCCAGAAGTGCTGCAGGAGCATACGCAACACTACTGACCTGAGACGTGGTATGTCAACGAATGATCTCAGCTCCCACttccatcttcttttcttcagtccctttctcttttcactATACTTAGGCTTAGGCACGGACCGAATACACCAGCATATAAAGGGGGTTTAACTCCTACGTTAGCATGACCTACTGCATCTGTCCTCTTCCCACGTTGCTGTTTAGTCTGGTTGTAAAGGTAAGACTCAAGTTATCTGCATAGAGAATTCTGGATGTTAGCTACCCAGTCAGAAATGTAATCCCCAATCAAAGTCTCAGAATGAAGACTACAAAGCATGCACAAACCTAACGCAGCCCGTGCGCAACTGTGTGCTCTACCCCAGGTCCATGGCTAGTGCAGCTCTTACCTTCTTGGATTGCATTGACCCTTCCATGGAAACACCCAAACAGAATGAAGcagacttgaaaaaaaacacaaaaagttGTGTGTTTTCTTAAGAAGAGAATAACAAGTAAACCCCACTGCAAACAATGGAAAATAGTCTTTGTTGTTAATGTGTAACAAGGCTGAGACATCCTGCctaaaattactgaaattcaCCTGAATAGACAAATGGGTCCCAGACTCATTCTTTAATTCTTGGGTCCTGTCCTGCTATCCAGATAAAAGAGTCTCCCTGTTCAGGTTTCCCTATATATTCATGTCACAATTATACAGGGAATTGAGTCATTCCTACTTCTTGGAGAAAGTGCAGAACAAGTAACATATCCTTGCCTGACACCCTAAAATCATCAGTCTTTTCTTCACTCATGGCAACTTTCCAATTATGGGCATctttcccagaggctggtgACATAACTGACTGTGGAGGGCTATTTGTATCTGGCGCTTGGTaaaatttctcagaaaagaaCCCAGAGACCTTCAAAAAGCACCCTTTTTAATCTAACAGAAAGCCTACTGACATGGGGTTTGTAATATTTATCTAGGCCATAAAAATGATCTTGAAAGATATATCACAAACAGTAAGTCTTTGTTCTTAG
This genomic interval from Falco cherrug isolate bFalChe1 chromosome 13, bFalChe1.pri, whole genome shotgun sequence contains the following:
- the TLR5 gene encoding toll-like receptor 5 isoform X2; translated protein: MMLYQQLVFVFGVSLASDTWALRSCYSEAQVSLYYFCNLTDIPLVPKDTVKLLLTYNYISQVTATSFPLLEHLLVLEIGTQYVYPVTIGKGAFKNLPRLRVLDLGFNRILQLDLDAFVGLPSLTVLRLFQNYLGDSILEERYFQDLTSLEELDLSGNQITKLQPHPLFYNLTVLKTVNLKFNKISNLCESNLTSFRGKRFLFFSLSSNNLYMTDEMVWAKCPNPFKNITFNSLDLSNNGWSTEKVRYFCTAIQGTQIDSLIFRSHTMGSGFGFNNIKNPDNDTFAGLARGDLRLLDISNGYIFSLNSLIFQSLGNLELLNLFKNKINQIQRQAFFGLGDLKILNLSSNLLGELYDYTFEGLHSVMYIDLQQNHIGMIGEKSFRNLLSLKTIDLRDNAIKKLPSFPHLTAAFLGDNKLMSIADTAIVATYLELERNWLANLGDLYILFQVPDVQYIFLKQNRFSYCVKSDNVIENNQLIYMDLGENMLQLVWERDLCLDVFRALSKLQVLHLNNNYLSALPQEIFRGLKSLKRLNLASNLLSHLSSGLFPPSLTNLNLSGNQLFSPEPEVFMTLNILDITHNNYVCDCTLKSLLAWLNETNVTLAGSQSDRYCAYPPAFAGVPLSSLTYDGCNEDELQQTLRFSVFIFTSITLLALLMAVTIYTRCRGICFVWYKTITKKIIDSYPQVVDKSGYRYDAYLCYSKNDFEWVQNSLLKHLDSQYFDKNRFTLCFEERDFLPGEEHINNIRDAIWNSRKTICIVTRQFLKDGWCVEAFNFAQSRYFCDLKDVLIMVVVGSLSQYQLMKHKPIRNFLQRGRYLRWPEDYQDVDWFLNNLSCQILKEKKVRRKAGDTELQTVATLSH
- the TLR5 gene encoding toll-like receptor 5 isoform X1; translated protein: MCRFMMLYQQLVFVFGVSLASDTWALRSCYSEAQVSLYYFCNLTDIPLVPKDTVKLLLTYNYISQVTATSFPLLEHLLVLEIGTQYVYPVTIGKGAFKNLPRLRVLDLGFNRILQLDLDAFVGLPSLTVLRLFQNYLGDSILEERYFQDLTSLEELDLSGNQITKLQPHPLFYNLTVLKTVNLKFNKISNLCESNLTSFRGKRFLFFSLSSNNLYMTDEMVWAKCPNPFKNITFNSLDLSNNGWSTEKVRYFCTAIQGTQIDSLIFRSHTMGSGFGFNNIKNPDNDTFAGLARGDLRLLDISNGYIFSLNSLIFQSLGNLELLNLFKNKINQIQRQAFFGLGDLKILNLSSNLLGELYDYTFEGLHSVMYIDLQQNHIGMIGEKSFRNLLSLKTIDLRDNAIKKLPSFPHLTAAFLGDNKLMSIADTAIVATYLELERNWLANLGDLYILFQVPDVQYIFLKQNRFSYCVKSDNVIENNQLIYMDLGENMLQLVWERDLCLDVFRALSKLQVLHLNNNYLSALPQEIFRGLKSLKRLNLASNLLSHLSSGLFPPSLTNLNLSGNQLFSPEPEVFMTLNILDITHNNYVCDCTLKSLLAWLNETNVTLAGSQSDRYCAYPPAFAGVPLSSLTYDGCNEDELQQTLRFSVFIFTSITLLALLMAVTIYTRCRGICFVWYKTITKKIIDSYPQVVDKSGYRYDAYLCYSKNDFEWVQNSLLKHLDSQYFDKNRFTLCFEERDFLPGEEHINNIRDAIWNSRKTICIVTRQFLKDGWCVEAFNFAQSRYFCDLKDVLIMVVVGSLSQYQLMKHKPIRNFLQRGRYLRWPEDYQDVDWFLNNLSCQILKEKKVRRKAGDTELQTVATLSH